Proteins from a genomic interval of Candidatus Zixiibacteriota bacterium:
- a CDS encoding helicase: MGDLRSKGGDLFIVDNSDADWKVKQYLHEWADLATKFDIATGYFEIGALLALDGQWQKLEQLRILTGDQVSLRTRKALLEGVERAKKVLDISLEKEKEGNDFLRGVPAIVDAISDGKIKVRIYTKDKFHAKAYITHAKQAVIGAAALVGSSNFTYPGLTTNVELNIQIRREVEELQTWFETHWNQAEEISDEVLKVIERHVRDYTPFEVYAKALQEFFRGHELTVSEWELSGPKHGGSQMYAKLDRYQQEGYRALMKIAQQYGGAFLCDGVGLGKTFIGLMAIERLTMFERKRVALFVPKAARKPVWEKHLRKHLPQLYGDFSNLVAFNHTDLSREGDWVERFRRIAEQADAIVIDEAHHFRNPGIKGEGERKPSRYRKMLELCEGKQVYLLTATPINNKLIDLQHMIELFVPRRPDGKPQVDFFKDAPLGIHSLRGHFRKMENALERLLDLKRGTLDSSEVSLTEAEAILKDDTLFRALVVQRSRAYVRKSQEQHGESAAMFPVRATPQVVGYSVKKTYGRLLDLVEAAFSKEKALFTLGSYYPLYYYSGPRTDIDPLLEGRQKQVVSLIRTQFLKRFESSVKAFEVSCIFLLRKILAFQEVNSATKSERARLEKWCALHQELIDYAQESLRDYRSDADDDEDFITEEMLEGVEKLERDEYRISDLLADNYLDLDQICEFLEETQRFRATHDDKLAALKKLLKNEPLLKGQKVLIFSEYMHTARYLHSELTKSGFVDVDEVDSSDDRDRGEIITRFAPYYNDSSSAGLIQAGLEEIQILISTDVLSEGLNLQDATLMINYDLHWNPVRLMQRIGRVDRRMDPAVEKRIIADHPERAASRGKIHYWNFLPPDELDDLLKLYSKVSHKTLRISKVFGIEGRKLLKPEDDYEALKDFTHAYEGTTTTIEEMHLEYQRLLRDNPGLEERLNLLPGRVFSGKQHPTAGARAVFLCYALPAPRPTDPQNPSSEVIWAEDAGRTKWYLFDLESEIIVDEPAEIVTVIRSEPTTTRRRVIEDATLSEIRVKVEKHIKNSYLKQVQAPAWVKPVLKCWMELS, translated from the coding sequence ATGGGTGACTTGAGAAGCAAAGGCGGAGACCTTTTCATCGTCGACAACAGCGACGCCGACTGGAAGGTTAAGCAGTACCTTCACGAGTGGGCAGATCTCGCCACCAAGTTTGACATCGCCACAGGTTACTTCGAAATAGGGGCGCTCCTGGCGCTCGACGGGCAATGGCAGAAGCTCGAGCAACTGCGAATTCTCACTGGTGACCAGGTTTCGCTGCGAACAAGAAAGGCGCTACTTGAGGGTGTTGAAAGGGCAAAGAAAGTCCTCGACATAAGCCTCGAAAAAGAGAAGGAAGGGAACGATTTCCTTCGGGGCGTTCCCGCTATAGTTGACGCGATTTCCGACGGCAAGATCAAGGTCAGAATCTATACCAAGGACAAGTTTCACGCCAAGGCGTACATAACTCATGCCAAGCAGGCAGTGATTGGTGCAGCCGCGTTGGTGGGTTCAAGCAACTTCACGTATCCCGGACTAACGACAAACGTCGAATTGAATATTCAAATTAGGCGGGAAGTCGAAGAGCTTCAAACGTGGTTTGAGACTCACTGGAATCAAGCCGAGGAGATCTCCGACGAGGTGCTAAAAGTTATCGAGCGGCACGTTCGTGACTACACGCCATTTGAAGTTTATGCCAAGGCCCTGCAGGAGTTCTTCAGGGGCCATGAGTTGACGGTGAGCGAGTGGGAGCTCTCGGGTCCGAAGCATGGCGGCTCCCAAATGTATGCCAAACTCGATCGTTACCAGCAAGAAGGCTACAGAGCGCTGATGAAGATCGCCCAGCAATACGGCGGCGCATTTCTTTGCGACGGCGTCGGGCTTGGGAAGACCTTCATTGGTTTGATGGCCATCGAGCGTTTGACGATGTTTGAACGCAAGCGGGTTGCGCTCTTTGTCCCGAAAGCGGCGCGGAAGCCCGTCTGGGAGAAGCACCTGCGCAAGCACCTTCCGCAACTCTACGGTGATTTCTCCAACTTGGTCGCGTTCAATCACACTGACCTGTCTCGCGAAGGCGATTGGGTTGAGCGTTTCCGGCGAATTGCTGAACAGGCGGATGCCATTGTCATCGACGAAGCACACCACTTCCGTAATCCCGGAATCAAGGGCGAAGGCGAACGCAAGCCGTCGCGCTATCGCAAGATGCTGGAGCTATGTGAGGGCAAGCAGGTCTACCTGCTGACGGCGACTCCCATTAACAACAAGCTCATAGACCTTCAGCACATGATCGAGCTCTTCGTCCCGAGACGCCCGGACGGCAAACCGCAGGTAGATTTCTTCAAGGACGCGCCGTTAGGGATTCATTCCCTTCGGGGCCATTTTCGCAAGATGGAGAACGCGCTGGAAAGATTGCTCGATCTGAAGCGGGGTACACTTGACAGCAGTGAGGTGAGCCTGACCGAGGCCGAAGCCATCTTGAAGGATGACACCCTGTTTCGAGCCTTGGTAGTGCAACGCAGTCGCGCCTACGTGCGCAAGAGCCAAGAGCAGCACGGCGAGTCGGCGGCGATGTTCCCGGTGCGAGCGACGCCTCAAGTAGTCGGTTACTCCGTCAAGAAGACTTACGGCCGGCTGCTCGATTTAGTTGAGGCGGCGTTCTCGAAAGAGAAGGCGTTATTCACCCTCGGTAGCTACTATCCGCTATACTACTACAGCGGGCCACGAACCGACATTGACCCGCTGCTTGAGGGCCGCCAAAAGCAAGTGGTGTCACTGATTCGCACACAATTCCTGAAGCGATTTGAGAGCTCGGTCAAGGCATTTGAGGTTTCCTGCATTTTCCTTCTCCGGAAGATCCTTGCCTTCCAGGAGGTCAATAGTGCAACAAAGTCCGAACGGGCGCGCTTGGAGAAGTGGTGCGCATTACATCAAGAGCTGATTGACTACGCACAGGAGTCGCTGAGAGATTATCGGAGCGACGCTGATGATGACGAGGATTTCATTACCGAGGAGATGCTCGAAGGCGTGGAGAAACTCGAGCGCGACGAGTATCGCATCAGCGATCTGTTGGCGGACAACTACCTTGATCTCGATCAGATTTGCGAGTTCTTGGAGGAGACACAGAGATTCCGCGCAACGCATGATGACAAGCTCGCGGCACTGAAGAAGCTTCTGAAGAACGAACCGCTGTTGAAGGGCCAAAAGGTGCTCATTTTCTCAGAATACATGCATACCGCGCGCTATCTTCATTCGGAGTTGACCAAATCAGGCTTTGTGGACGTGGATGAGGTTGACAGCTCTGATGATCGTGACCGGGGGGAGATTATCACGCGGTTTGCGCCTTACTACAACGACTCATCATCAGCCGGGCTAATACAGGCCGGATTGGAAGAGATTCAGATCCTGATTTCAACCGACGTCTTGTCGGAGGGACTCAACCTGCAAGACGCCACTCTGATGATCAACTATGATTTGCACTGGAATCCGGTACGCCTGATGCAGCGAATCGGCCGTGTCGATCGGCGCATGGATCCCGCCGTCGAGAAGCGCATCATAGCCGATCACCCGGAACGCGCCGCTTCTCGCGGAAAGATCCACTATTGGAACTTCCTCCCGCCCGATGAACTGGACGACCTGCTCAAGCTCTATTCGAAGGTGTCGCACAAAACGCTGCGCATTTCAAAGGTCTTTGGCATTGAGGGGCGGAAACTGCTCAAGCCGGAAGACGACTATGAGGCCCTGAAGGACTTCACCCACGCTTACGAAGGCACGACCACAACAATCGAGGAAATGCATCTTGAGTATCAGCGTTTGTTGAGAGATAACCCCGGCCTGGAAGAGCGCTTGAACCTCCTGCCCGGACGGGTGTTCTCCGGCAAACAACATCCCACAGCGGGCGCGCGGGCGGTGTTCCTCTGCTACGCCCTGCCGGCGCCGCGACCGACCGATCCCCAGAACCCGAGCAGCGAAGTCATCTGGGCGGAAGACGCTGGCCGCACCAAGTGGTATCTCTTCGACCTCGAAAGTGAGATAATCGTGGACGAGCCCGCCGAGATCGTTACAGTGATCCGTTCGGAACCGACCACGACGCGGCGGCGGGTGATTGAAGATGCCACGCTTAGCGAGATTCGCGTCAAGGTGGAAAAGCACATCAAAAACAGCTATCTGAAGCAGGTGCAAGCGCCGGCGTGGGTGAAGCCGGTGCTCAAGTGTTGGATGGAGCTCAGTTGA